In Oncorhynchus kisutch isolate 150728-3 linkage group LG5, Okis_V2, whole genome shotgun sequence, a genomic segment contains:
- the LOC109890745 gene encoding zinc finger protein 501-like: protein MSSLNISPVEEEEVCWTEKETLGLNIVVKEEKEEENVTVKQEVEGEAVTVKEEEEDVSVKEEEAEKEDAVFGVKKEGEITVTLKDEDEEMGDLINTREIPDSDSRKSPSGEPDPETPKPARRHHCSHCEKSFRWLGNLKHHERTHTGEKPYHCFQCEKTFSGTGDLKAHERTHTGEKHFQCSQCGKSFTVLNNLKRHERIHKGEKPFQCSLCGNSFTLLANLKRHERIHTGESPYHCSHCRMSFIQLASLKAHEWTHTEEKPFQCSQCRKIFTLLANLKRHERIHTGEKPYHCFHCEKRFSRSGDLKAHEWTHTGEEPFHCSQCGKRFTVLANLKRHERIHTGEKPHHCSHCGMSFIQSRSLKEHEWTHTGEKPFQCSQCGKSFIVLSNLKRHERIHTGEKPFQCSHCGNSFTQRGHLQEHERIHTGEKPYHCSQCKNRFSRVGDLKAHERTHTGEKPFQCSQCRKSFTVLATLKRHERIHTEENPGTEDVDVD from the exons ATGAGCTCCCTAAACATCTCTCCTGTtgaagaagaggaggtctgctggacggagaaagaaactctggggctgaacattgttgtgaaagaggagaaggaagaagagaatGTCACAGTTAAACAAGaggtagagggtgaggctgttacagtgaaagaagaagaggaagacgtttcagtgaaagaagaggaggcagagaaagaggatgCAGTTTTTGGAGTGAAGAAGGAAGGGGAGATTACAGTCACATTGAAAGATGaagatgaggagatgggagatctgattaacacca gagagatACCAGACtctgacagcaggaagagtccttcaggggaaccagacccagagacacCCAAACCAGCGAGACGacaccactgctcccactgtgaAAAGAGTTTTCGCTGGTTAGGGAATCTAAAGCaccatgagaggacacacacaggagaaaagccataCCACTGCTTCCAATGTGAAAAGACATTTTCCGGAACAGGGGACTTAAAAGCTCATGAAAGGACACACACGGGAGAAAAGCATTTCCagtgttcccagtgtggaaagagttttactgtgttaaataacctgaaaaggcatgagagaatacacaaaGGAGAAAAGCCTTTTCAATGTTCCCTGTGTGGAAACAGTTTTACCCTGTTAGCTAATCTGAaaaggcatgagagaatacacacaggagaaagtcCTTATCACTGTTCCCACTGTAGAATGAGTTTTATTCAGTTGGCAAGCCTGAAGGCACATGAGTGGACACACACAGAAGAAAAGCCTTTCCAGTGTTCCCAGTGTAGAAAGATTTTTACCCTGTTAGCTAACTTGAaaaggcatgagagaatacacacaggagaaaagccttaccatTGCTTCCATTGTGAAAAGAGGTTTTCCCGATCAGGGGACCTAAAAGCTCATgagtggacacacacaggagaagaaCCTTTCCattgttcccagtgtggaaagcgtTTTACCGTGTTAGCTAACCTGAaaaggcatgagagaatacacacaggagaaaagcctcatCACTGTTCCCACTGTGGAATGAGTTTTATTCAGTCAAGGAGCCTGAAGGAGCATgagtggacacacacaggagaaaaacctttccaatgttcccagtgtggaaagagttttatcgTGTTAAGTAACCTAAaaaggcatgagagaatacacacaggagaaaagccattccaatgttcccattgtggcaacagttttacTCAGAGAGGGCACCTACAagagcatgagagaatacacacaggagaaaagccttaccactgctcccagtgtaaaAATAGATTTTCCCGAGTAGGGGACCTAAAAGctcatgagaggacacacacaggagaaaagcctttccaatgttcccagtgtaGAAAGAGTTTTACCGTGTTAGCTACCCTGAaaaggcatgagagaatacacacagaagAAAATCCAggcaccgaagacgtggatgttgattaa